GACTGATGCCTCCTAAACCAATTTTGGAGACCGCCAACAAAGGCCAGTCAAACAAACTTCTGCAGccggccaccactttttaaGCAACTTCCTCTTGAAATTTTgacctttaaaaagaaaaattcaagCGCACATTTCATTGCCTGGATGTAACTCTTGCACACTCATGCCTGAAGTGGAATGTAGTGAGCAGCATTGTCATGGCCCCCATAGTtcagaatttttattttattttatgattttgacACTTTGTTCAAAGTGCCTGTGCCTCTCTTTACAATAATGtatagtattctttatccctaatGCAAACTTGACTTCCAGGCCTTTATGtttcgcttttgaaagggcaagggtaccaagacatattctccttggtaaagggcacttatgaggaagttgtaaatttctactggagcatttcaagggcaccaaggcattgaccagagggcatggaggcaattacctttgttgcctccgtgaagtatcaggcatgcacATCTATTATAGTGTAgtaattttttagttttttttcttcagttttggCATCGCTGGGACAACTAATGTCACAGGTGATGAGCAGAAGAAGCTTGATGTCCTCTCCAACGATCTGATCATCAATGCTCTCAAGTCTTCCTTCACGACCTGCGCCCTTGTCTCGGAGGAGAATGAAGAGGTCATCGTGGTGGACAGCAAGAAGGCTGGAAAGTACATTGTGGCCTTTGACCCCCTGGACGGGTCATCCAACATAGATTGCCTGGTGTCCATCGGAACGATATTCTCCATATGGAAGAAGGTATAATCCTTGAAGCTCAGCTGTAACTCTCTTCCTTAGAAGTGTTGGGTTGACACACAACCTCAGCCCAACTTCAGGGCTGGTTCGCACTACTCTAATTCCTGGGGTTACCGTGGGGAATAGCAGCCGGCCCTTTCACACTTTGAGCGCTTTACTCGCAAATCTACCCCAGcaaatgagcaaaccctgggAAATATACACCCCTGCTCCAgagtaaaaccctggggtattcttaAATTTTGCAATAGGAACTCTGTGGAATAAGGACCTATATGCGGGGACAGAGTGAAAGTTTGCTAGGGTGCCTCCCCAGGGCTTGATTCCATGGTGATAAGAAATacaatgtgaaaagggctttactgtatgtttgttatgaaaaaaTGTTGCTCATTATGTACCTGCTGAAAAAATATATGCACTTaacttaaaggtagggtcatagattggtcaaTACTCCAAAATTCTTTAAAGTGTATCCCTCATTTTTACTTCATCatctttttagtttttttttcatgtaggcctacaaaaagTATTATTTCAACAACGCAATCAGGCCAAAATCATTAATGataattcatattttgtttgaaactttCAAGGAGACACCAGGACCAGTATCTCTCAAAGATGACGTACTCAAACCTGGTACCAATCTCGTCGCAGCAGGTTATGCATTATATGGAAGCGCTACCATGGTGGTACTGACCACAGGATGTGGTGTCAATGGATTTATGTTGGATCCAGTAAGTCAGTTTGTTACTTTGTTTCACCCTGTACAccgataataaaaataatacggacatttatattgcgcaatgacctatataaatatactctactgcgcattacaaggaatacaaaaaatgcagagaaaaaaatgaaaaaaacaaatacaacaacagagcaagaatgaattaaatcggtgaagtaaacaaatgggtttctaactttgatttaaataaattaagtgaagaagactgtctaatgcaaggtgggagattgttccaaagattTGGAGCGGCGTAAGCAAATGCCCGTTCACCTAAAGTAGCCCTAGATTTACTAGATGGGTGAGACAACAATGTGGGGTCTTGTGAACTCCTGCTACGGTAGGTTGATTGAGAGAGGGATTTCATGGTTATGAGTTCTTGAATGTACGTTGGTGCTAAACCATGAATGGCTTCATAAGTTAATAAAAGAACTTTAAATGCTATTCTTTGTTGaactggtaaccagtgtaacTCATTTAACAATGGACTACATCTAGAGTATCTGGGGTGgggtaagcactgtatactcggtacccAAGATCTGTGAAAGaaggtaccgagtatacagtgcttacgcacatcggtgaaagggtaaCACCAAATAAAATTCTctatgtaaatttaacatcaattaaGTCGAGGTGGGTTTcaagtaatgggagacttttgagacgctggcagCAGCAGACACAAAGTTCCTTTTTGcggctctgagcatgcgcacacatgctcagtattgcgcgtCAAGGTCCGACTGATATGTGAAAAACGACCGTCCAAAAGTAATCCTTTTCTTGGACTTGCCACGAAATGGACTTTTCAGATTTGATATTATTTGCTTATGGTGTTTTATTTACAGGCCATCGGGGAGTTTGTCCTCACTGACCGTGCGATGCAAGTGAAGCCAAGAGGTAAAATCTTCAGCATCAATGAGGGCTATGCATCGTCCTGGGACCCTGCTATTACAGAGTATGTCAGACAGAAGAAATTCCCTGAGGTATGTctgatctggatctggataacgctcttattagaataaaaatgaaaaggATGGGTTTGTGCTGTGTGGTTTTTACTTGCTAAGGTGGATTGTAACGGCTCGTTTACAGAGGGCCGTGaccatgcgataaaggccctcgcctttggCTCAGGCCTTTATCGCAGATTTAAGAACTCATCGCCACTCTTTTATCcccttattattattgtgactattattattattgatccAAACAGGAGGGCAAGAAGGCATACAATGCACGCTACATCGGGTCCATGGTAGCTGACGTCCATCGTACATTGGTGTATGGAGG
Above is a genomic segment from Asterias rubens chromosome 10, eAstRub1.3, whole genome shotgun sequence containing:
- the LOC117295459 gene encoding fructose-1,6-bisphosphatase 1-like; translated protein: MGSEEIQTDFMTLTRFMLEEQSRCEGATGEMTQLLNSLMTAIKAISSAVRKAGISKLFGIAGTTNVTGDEQKKLDVLSNDLIINALKSSFTTCALVSEENEEVIVVDSKKAGKYIVAFDPLDGSSNIDCLVSIGTIFSIWKKETPGPVSLKDDVLKPGTNLVAAGYALYGSATMVVLTTGCGVNGFMLDPAIGEFVLTDRAMQVKPRGKIFSINEGYASSWDPAITEYVRQKKFPEEGKKAYNARYIGSMVADVHRTLVYGGIFLYPGNKASPNGKIRLLYESNPMAFIMEQAGGLATTGQENILDIQPTQIHQKCPVIMGSEDDVRDFLAIVKKLKK